The DNA sequence TCGGCGGTCGCCGCAACCGCCTCCACCTGGGGCTCGGTCGTCAGCGGGCCGGCGGCCGCGTCGCCGTCGGTGGCCTCGGCCAGCCGGTACTCGGCCTGGCGGATGTCCCGGGCGGGCCCGATGACGCGGGAGGACATGGCCTCGACGTCCTGCGCCTCGTCACCCGCCGCGATGTCGTCCGCAATCTCCTGGAGGATGCGCTCGGTGCGGCTCGCGTCGAGGACCGGCGCCGGCGTCTCGGCCACCGGGTCCGGGTCCGGCTGCGGCAGCTCCGCCGGGGAGCATCCCGCGAGCAGGGCGACGACGACGGCGCCGCCGGCCACGGCGCGACGGTGCGTGATGCGCCTCATCGCTGCTCCCCCTCGTCCCGGGCTTCCCTGAATCCCCACATGCTTCGCCAGCTCGGTGCCTCCTCGTCGGTCGTCCCGGCGGCAGCACCGCCGGTGTGCTCGGTACCGGCGGCAGCACCGCCGGTGTGCTCGGTACCGGCGGCAGCACCGCCGGTGTGTTCGGCACCGCGTGCTGGCCCCGCCGGGACCGGCGCGTCGGTGACGGACCGGTCGGCGCGAGCGGTTCGGTACTCATCGGCGCGCCGCGAGGCGGGCACGATCCCCGCTCCGCGGGCGGTGCCGGCGGCCACGCGCTCGCCGTCGCCGGCGTGGATCTCGGGCTGGTCGGTGTCGCCGTCGCCGGCGTGGATCTCGGGCTGGTCGGTGTCGCCGTCGCCGGTGCCTGTGGCGGCGTCGTCGGCACCCGGCGCGGACGCGACCGAGGTCCGGGTGGCGCGCAGCTCGGCGGACCGGATCGAGCCCGGTACCACTGCGGCCCCGCGGGCAGCCCCGGCGTCGCCCTGGTCGCGGACGTCCTCGCCCGGGATCCCGGCCACCACCGGGATCTCTCCCGTGCGGCCGCGGCCCTCCTCGGCGCGCGCACGCTCGCGCAGCTCCCGCCGCGTCAGACCTGCCGCGGCCGTGGTGGGCACCTCGGACGTGGTCGTGGTGTCCGCGGTGGACCGGGGACCGGCCGTACGGCGGCCGGCCTCCCGGCGGGTCAGGAGGTCCAGCGCCAGCAGCGCGAGGCCGGCCAGGAGCAGGACCGCGCCGGCGACGAGTCCGGGGACCAACCACGGCGTGCGCACCTCGACGGGCCAGCTCAGCGCGACCTGCGGCGCCGGGGACTCGCCGTCGGTGGCGGCGAGGAGGCTCCATCGTCCCTCGACGTCCTCCCACTCGATCTCGGCGGTGCCCGTCCCGGTCTGCTCGACGGGCCACAGGTCTGACCCGGCCGGGTTCGGCAGAGCCTCCGCGGACTCGCCCCGGGTCTCGGCGTCGAGCTGCTCCCACGAGCTCAGCCCGGTGATGCGCACGTGAGCGTCCTCACCGACCCAGGCGTCGACGTCCTCGCTCCGGGCGACCACCAGGACGACCGGCTCGTCGTCGCCGGCCGTCGCCGTGATCGTGACGTCCTCGGCGACCGCGTCCAGGACCCCGGGGTCCGAGACGACGACGGGCGCCTCGGGGCGGTCGGGCAGGGTGAGGGTGGCGGTGTCCGTGGGACGCCACACCGTGGCGGAGGCGATCGCCAGCGCGATCGCGACGACGCCGAGCACGATGAGCGCGACAGAGATGATCCGACGTGTCACGAGGGTGGGTGTCCTCCCGTTCAGGATGCCCTGTGTGGCATCGTCAACCAGCCAGAATACGTCGCGCCGTCCCCTCGCGCCCCCGGGGACCTGCCGGCGCCCCCGGTGCGGGCGGCCCGGACCCGCCGGGGACGGCGGCTCGACGGCCCGGCGGTGGTGCCGGTCACGGGCCCGGCTACCCTGAGGACGGCCGACGTGGGCAGGGCGTCCGGGCTCCGCCACCGCGGCGACGACGATCGCAGGAGGTTGCCATGAGCGAGGAGGGCCCGGCGTTCCCGGTGGTGATGCGCGGCTACGACCGTGCCCAGGTCGACCAGCGGATCCACGCCCTCGAGAGCGCCCTTGCGGAGGCTCGGCACGAGGTCGAGGCGCTCGACGCCCGCACCCTGAAGATCGCCGGCGAGCTCGCCGAGGCCCAGCGGCTCCTGCGGGAGAACGAGCGCCCCACCTACGCCGGTCTCGGCTCACGCGTGGAGCAGCTGCTCCGGTCCGCGGAGGAGCAGGCGTTCGACGTCGTCAGGCGGGCGAACACCGACGCCCAGCGGATCCTCGACCGCGCCCGGGCCAACGCCGGCGCCCTCACCGAACGGGCCGAGCAGGAGGCCGCCGCCCTCCTCGCCGACGCGCGGCGCGAGGTCGAGCAGCTCTCGACCCACGCCCGGGCCCAGGCCGACACCGCCATGACCAACGCCCGGCACCGCGCCGAGGAGCTCGTCGCCTCCGCCGAGCGGGAGGCCGGCCGGGTCACGGCCGCCGTCACGGCCGAGACCTCCGAGCGGCGGGCCGGCCTCGAGCGGGAGCTGGGGCTCCTGCGTGCCCTGACGGAGCGGGAGACCACCGAGCTGCGCACGCGGACCGAGACCGAGACCACCGAGCTCCGCGCCCGGACCGAGACCGAGACCACCGAGCTGCGCGCCCGGACCGAGCAGGCCGCCGCCGACACCCACGCCGCCGCCGTGGAGCAGACACGCACGATGCTCGGGGACGCCCAGGAACGTGCCGAGCAGGCGGAGCGGCGCCTGGCCGCGGCGCTGGAGCGCGCGGAACGGCTCCGGGTCGAGACGGATGACGAGGTGCGCGCCCGCCTCGACGCCGCCCACGGCGAGGTCGAGCAGCTGCTGGCCGACGCCCGCACCGACGCCGCGCGGATACGCGCCGAGGCCGTCGACGAGGCGGAGCAGGCCCGCACGACGGCGCAGCGCCAGGTGGAGGAGCTGAGCAGGCAGCGTGAGTCCATCGCCGGCTACGTCGAGGACCTTCGAGGCCTGCTCGCTGCCCGGGAGGAGGGGTCTCCCCCCGCGCCTGAGGACAGCTCCGCCGACCAGCCGCCCGCCGAGGGACCGGGGCGGCCTCCCGGCAGCCCCGGAGCCCGCCCCGGCAAGGGACGCCCGTCCGGCGCCCGTCCGGTCGGGGGCCCGCCCCCACCGCCGCCCGCCTGACGACGGAGCGCGCTCAGCGCACCATCCGCACCTCGGGCAGGAGCCCGTGCGCCGCCTGCTCGCGGCGGGCACCGTCGAGCTCGAACCCCTGGCGCCGGTAGAAGGCCACCGCCCGGTCGTTGTCCTCGACCACCCACAGGAAGCACGGCGCGTCCCCGACGGCCAGGCGCAGCAGGTGCAGGCCCGTGCGGCGGCCCTGCTCGGCGGCGAGGACGTAGAGCAGCGTCAGCTCGAGGGGCCGGACCTGGCCCGGTCCCGTCGCGCGGGCGCTCGCGAGGCCCACGGCCTCGCCGTCCCGCTCGGCGATCCACGTGTGGGTGTCGCCCGGGTCGGCGAGGCGGGCCGCCCACTGGCCCTCGAGGGTGTGGTCCCGCTCGGTGTAGACCGTCTCCGGGACCCGGTCGCGGTAGGTCTCGCGCCAGCCCTGCTGGTGCACTCGGGCGAGCGCCGCGGCGTCGAGGACCGACGCCGGGCGGATCCGGGCGGAGGGCAGGGCGGGCACGGTCCCAGGGTATCGGTGGCGATCGTCACGCCGGTCGTACGCTGTCGACCATGGACACCGACGAGTGGTCGCGCCGGCGCCGGGAGGCGGCCGGTGCCCATGCCGAGGCCCTCGACCGGCGCCGGCGGGCCGACGCCCGGCGTGCGCAGGAGATGCTCGACGGCTTCGCCGCCGCGGCAGCCGCCGCGGGCCTGCCCGCCGAGGCCCTGCGGGTCCAGGGCTACGGCGGGCGCGGCTCGGCCCGTACGGACACCACCGGTTGGTACCTCCGCGCGGACCGCACGGTCGCGGTCGGGACGGACGGCTCCTTCTACGTCCTCACCGCACGCCTCTCCGTCACGGACCGGCTGCGCGGGGTGACGCTCCGCCCCGCCGAGCCCCCGCTCGTCATCGGCTCCGGCGGCAAGGACGGCGACTCGATCGACCTCGCGACCGCCCTCGAGCGCCTGTTGCCCGGCTGGGGCGCCCGGGACTGACCACCCTTCCCAGTAGCGGACGGGCGTGGGAGGGTGAGGGTCCGGCCGCGGACGACTGTGCCCGGGGCCGGACTCCGAAGTTCGTACGACGACGTCCGACAAGAAGGAGGCCCCAGGTGGGCAACAAGGCAGTCAGCTACGCAGGTCCGGGCAAGGTCGAGGTCATCGACATCGACTACCCGGTGTTCGAGCTCAAGGACGGACCGGGGGTCAACCCGGCCAACGTGGGCCGGAAGGTCAACCACGGAGCGATCCTCAAGGTGGTGTCCACGAACATCTGCGGCTCGGACCAGCACATGGTCCGGGGCCGCACGACCGCTCCCGAGGGGCTCGTGCTGGGTCACGAGATCACGGGCGAGGTGGTCGAGGTCGGCTCCGACGTGGAGTTCATCAAGGTCGGTGACCTGGTGTCCGTGCCGTTCAACATCGCGTGCGGTCGCTGCCGCAACTGCAAGGAGGGCAAGACCGGCATCTGCCTCAACGTCAACCCCGACCGGCCGGGCTCGGCCTACGGGTACGTGGACATGGGCGGCTGGGTCGGCGGCCAGGCGGAGTACGTCCTCGTGCCGTACGCCGACTGGAACCTGCTGAAGTTCCCCGACAAGGACCAGGCGATGGAGAAGATCCTCGACCTGACCATGCTCTCCGACATCTTCCCCACCGGCTTCCACGGCGCCTACACCGCGGGCACCAAGGTCGGCAGCACGGTCTACATCGCCGGCGCCGGGCCCGTGGGTCTCGCGGCGGCCACGTCGGCCCAGCTCCTCGGCGCCGCCGTCGTCATCGTCGGCGACCTCAACGAGGAGCGGCTGGCCCAGGCACGGGCGTTCGGCTGCGAGACGGTCGACGTCTCCAAGGGCGACCCGAAGGACCAGATCGAGCAGATCCTCGGCGTGCCCGAGGTGGACTGCGCCGTCGACGCCGTCGGGTTCGAGGCGCGCGGGCACGGAGCCGGGTCGGCCAAGGAGGCCCCGGCCACCGTGCTCAACTCGATCATGGACATCACCGCGGCCGGCGGGGCGCTGGGCATCCCGGGCCTCTATGTCACCGGTGACCCCGGGGCGGTCGACGAGGCGGCCAAGCACGGCACCCTGTCGATCAGCCTGGGCACGGGCTGGGCCAAGTCGCTGAGCTTCACCACCGGCCAGTGTCCGGTGATGCGCTACCACCGCGGCCTGATGATGGCGATCCTCCACGACAAGGTGCAGATCGCGAAGAACGTCCACGCGACGCCGATCCCGCTGGACCAGGCGCCGCAGGGCTACGCCGAGTTCGACTCCGGCGCGGCCAAGAAGTACGTCCTCGACCCGCACGGGCTCATCAAGGTCTGACGCGCGCCGCACACGGCCCCGACCGGCACACCGCCGGCCGGGGCCGTCCCGTTCAGCGCTGCGCGGCCCGCTCGTGCAGCCGGTGCAGCGCGACGGCGACCTCCGCGGGCGCCTCGAGGGCGCTCATGTGGCCGGCCCGCGGGACGACCACGACCTCGACGTCGGTGAGGGCGTGGGCCATCTCCTCGGCGGCCGCCTGCGGGCTCATCTCGTCCTCCGCGCCGCGCAGGACCAGTGCCGGGACGTCCAGGTCGCGCAGGACCGCCAGCCGGCCGGGCCTGTTGGCCATCGCGTGCTGCGCCCAGGCGATGCCGCCGGGGGGCGCCGCGGCCAGGGCGGCCCGCAGCCGCTCGACGACCTCGGGCCGCTCGGCCAGCGTCGTCGGCCCGACCACCTTCTCCAGCATCGGCGCGACGGCGGACGAGCCCGCGGCCCCCAGGGCGGCCTCGGCCACCTTGAGGCGGTTCCGGCGCGCCGTCTCGTCGTCGGCGCCGGCACGGGTGTCGAGGAGCCCGATGCCGGCGAGCAGGCCCCGGTGACGCTCGGCGAGGGCGAGGACGGCGTAGCCACCCATGGACAGCCCCGCGACGACGCCCCGGCCGATCCCGGCCCCGTCCAGCGCGGCCGCCACGGCGTCCGCGTACGTGGTCAGGGCCGGCCGGCGCGGGTGCCCGAGCGCCTCGGAGACGGCGCTGCCCGCGGGCGAGGAGCCGAAACCGGGGGCGTCGACGGTGACGACGCGGAGGTCGGGGAGGTGCGACACGACGTCGTCCCACATCGAGGAGTCGAGCGGGAAGCCGTGGAGCAGGACGAGGGGGAGGTCGGAGTCGGGGCCGTGGTGGTGCAGTGCCAGGCTCATGTCCCGAGCATGGCACGGCCCGGCACCGTCGGCGCCCCCACTCCTGGGGCCGCCTGGTCGGTCCGCGACAGTCGGCCCTCGGACCCTGCGGTCCCCTCGACCCCGCGGTCCCCTCCGACCCTCGTGAGGTCAGCGGGTCGGCCGGCGCCGCTCCCGCGCCTGCCAGCAGGCCGCGTGCCAGTGCCGGCGGTCGTCCAGGCCGGCCTGGGCGCCGAGGAGGTGCTCCGTGGGCCAGGCCACGACGTGCGGCGTCCCCGGCGCGACGATCTGGTCGCACCCGGGACACCGGTAGCTCTTGTCCGACCCGCGCACGCGCCGCACGGCGAAGGTCTGCCCCCCGGGGCCCGACTCGCTGCGGGTCAGCCCACCGAGCCGGTCGGGGTCGAGCGGCACGTGCCCGTCCCCGTAGGGACGGCGCCGCGAGCGTCGGGAGGAGGGCATCTCAGGCGGGCGGGCGCAGCACGCCGGAGCGGACCAGCTCGGAGTACCACCGCGCCGAGGCCTTGGGGGTGCGCTCCTGGGTCGCGTAGTCCACCCGCACGATGCCGAACCGCTTGGCGTAGCCGTACGCCCACTCGAAGTTGTCGAGGAGGGACCACAGGAAGTAGCCGCGCACGTCCGCGCCGTCGTCGATCGCGCGCCCGACGGCGTCGATGTGCCGGTAGAGGTAGTCCTGCCGCTCGGGGTCCTGGACCGCACCGTCCGCGCCGACGGTGTCGTCGAAGGCCGCCCCGTTCTCCGTGATCATGAGCGGCAGCCCGTCGTAGGCGATCGTCAGGGCGGTGAGGAGCTCGTGCAGCCCCTCGGGCTCGATGTTCCAGCCCATCGCGGTGACCGGACCGCGCGGCGCCAGGAACTCCACCGTGTCGAGCCCGACCCAGGGGCTGGCGGCCGAGTCGCCGTGGCCGCCGGTGCCGGTGGGGCGCTCACCGGGACCGAGCCGGCGCACGTAGTTCGTGGAGTAGTAGTTGACCCCGAGCACGTCCAGGCGCTGGCGGATGAGGGCGAGGTCGCCCTCCTGGACGAACGACCAGTCGGTGACCGAGGACGTGAGCTCGCGCAGCTCGACGGGGTACGACCCGTCGAGCAGCGGGCCGAGGAAGATGTGGTTGCCGACGAGGTCGACCTCGTGCGCGGCCTCGAGGTCGGCGGCACGCTCGGGGTCGGCCGGCCGGGTGACGTGGAGGTTGAGGGCGATGGAGACGTTGGCGTCGTCGCCCAGCTCCTCGCGGATGGCCGCCGCGGCCAGGCCGTGCGCGAGGTTGAGGTGGTGCGCGGCGGCCAGGGCGGCCGCCGGGTCCGTGACGCCGGGGGCGTGGACGCCGGAGGCGTACCCGAGGTAGGCGCTGCACCAGGGTTCGTTCAGCGTCGTCCAGACCTCGACGAGGTCGCCGAGCTCGCGGGCCATCGCACGGGCGTACCCGGCGAAGGCGTAGGCCGTCTCCCGGTTGGTCCACCCGCCGGCGTCCTGGAGCTCCTGGGGCAGGTCCCAGTGGTAGAGCGTGACGACCGGGTTGATCCCCGCCGCGGCGAGCTCGCCCGCCAGGGCCCGGTAGAACCCGACGCCCTCGGGGTTGAGCGGCCCGCGCCCGCCGGGCTGCACCCGCGGCCACGAGATCGAGAAGCGGTAGGCGTCCAGGCCGAGCCCGGCCATGAGCGCGACGTCCTCGCGCCAGCGGTGGTAGTGGTCCACGGCGACGTCGCCCGTGTCGCCCTCGTGCGTGCGCCCCGGGGTGTGGGAGAAGGTGTCCCAGATCGAGGGCCCGCGGCCGCCCTCGGTCACCGCACCCTCGATCTGGTAGGCCGCCGTGGCCGCCCCCCAGACGAAGTCCTCGGGGAACGTGCGCTCGCTCATGTCGCTGGCCTCTCGTCGGTCGGTGGTGCGGGGGTCTGCGGGAGCGGCACCTCGACGCCGCCGCGCAGCACGCGCAGGGGGCGCAGGTCGGCGTCGGTGACGAGGACGTCGGCGCGGCGGCCCGCCTCGAGCGCGCCGACGTCGTCCGCGCCGAGCACGGCTGCCGGACCCGCCGAGGCCATGTGGACGGCGTCGGCGAGGGGCACCCCGCCCGCGACGGTCGTGCGCACGACGTCCAGGAGGTGCGCGGTGCCCCCGGCGATGGCGCCGCCGTCGGTCAGGCGCGCGACGCCGCCCGAGACGGTGACGTCCTGCGAGCCCAGCCGGTAGCTGCCGTCGGCCATGCCCGCGGCCGCCATCGCGTCGGTGACGAGCACCGCGCCCTCGCGCCCGACGAGCTCGTGGACCTCCCGGACGAGCGCGGGGTGCAGGTGGGTGCCGTCGCCGATGAGCTCGACGACGGCGGAGCCGCGCCGGGCGGCGGCGAGGAACTCCCCCACCGGGCCGGGCTCGCGGTGGTGCCAGGGGTGCATGCCGTTGAACAGGTGCGTCACCGTCGCGCGGGGCGACCGCCCCCCGCCGGCGAGCAGCGCCGCGGACGCCGCGAGCGCGCCGCGCGTCTCCTCGGGCCCGGCGTCGGTGTGACCCCAGGACGGCAGCGCCCCGCCCGCCACGAGCCGTGCGGCGACGTCGAGGTTGCCGGCGTGCTCCGGTGCGAGCGTCATGGAGACCAGGTGCCCGCGAGCCAGCGCGAGCAGCTCCTCGGTCAGCTCGACGTCCGGCAGGGCGATGAGCGCGGGGTCCTGGGCCCCGCAGCGCACCGTGGACAGGAACGGGCCCTCGAGGTGGATCCCGGCGACCTGGCCGGCGTCGGCGAGGTCGGCGAGGAGCGCGACCCGCTCCCGCAGGGTGTGCGGGGCGGCCGTGACGAGGGAGGCCACGAGCGTCGTGGTGCCGTGCCGCCGGTGCTCGGCGACGGCCCGGAGCGCCTCGTCGGCGTCGGTGGCGTCCGGGAAGGACGCTCCCCCGCCGCCGTGGCAGTGCAGGTCCACCAGGCCCGGCAGGACGAGGCCGCCGTCAGGGTCGGGCAGGGCCTCGCCCGCCGCGGCCAGCGCCGCCTCGGCCGCGCCGCGGCCGGCCGGGGTGGTGAGGTCGGCCACGAGCGCGATGCGGTCGCCGTCGAGGAGGACCACGCCGTCGTCGAGGACGCCGGTGGGGGTCACCACCCGCCCGCGCAGCACAGTCATGGCCCTATCCAACACCGTCAGAACAGCCGCGAGCCCACGTCGTCCAGGCCGCGCATGGCGTCGTAGTCCAGGACGAGGCAGCGGATCCCCCGGTCGGTGGCCAGGACCCGGGCCTGGGGCTTGATCTCCTGGGCGGCGAAGACCCCCCGGACCGGGGCGAGGTGGGGGTCGCGGTTGAGCAGCTCGAGGTAGCGGGTGAGCTGCTCCACGCCGTCGATGTCGCCGCGCCGCTTGATCTCCACCGCCACGCTGGCGCCGGCGGGGTCCCTGGCCAGGATGTCGACGGGGCCGATGGCCGTCGGGTACTCGCGCCGCACGAGCTGGTGGCCGGGGCCGAGAAGGGCGATCTGCTCGGCGAGGAGCTTCTGCAGGTGGGCCTCGACGCCGTCCTTGACCAGGCCCGGGTCGACCCCGAGCTCGATGCTGTGGTCGGCGTGGACCTCGTGGACCCGCACGACCAGGCGGTCGTCGGTCTTGGCGTTCTGCACGGTCCAGACCTCGACGGCCCCGGCCGCGGCGTCCGGCCCGGCCGCCGCGGCGACGTCGAGCCGGCACGGTGGGCTCATCCAGTTCAGCGGCTTGTAGGAGCCGCCGTCGGAGTGGACGAGCACCGACCCGTCGGCCTTGACCATGAGCAGCCGGGTGGCGAGGGGCAGGTGGGCGTCCAGACGACCGGAGTAGTCCACGGAGCACTTCGCGATGACGACACGCACGGGGTGGAACCCTACCTTCCGGCGCCCCTCACGGACGCCCCTCGTTGGGCGGTGCGGCCTCCAGCCAGCTCACGAGGCCGGCCAGGGCCTGGTCGCCCATGGCGAGCTCGAGGTCCTCGCCCCGGTACCGGAACGCGACCTCGACCACCCTCACGCCGCGCGGGCCCGGCCCCCGGGGCCGGCGACCGACGATCTCCAGGTCGCGCCGCACGAAGCTGCGGGCCGGCCGGTGGGCGAGGGAGACGAGCCGGTGCCAGTCGAGGCGGCCCGAGCCGAAGACGGCGATCCCCGACGTCCAGTCACGCTGCCCGGGCCGTCGCAGCGCGCACTCGAACGAGCCGACGCGCCGGCCGAGGTGGCGCACCCGCCCGGTGAGGGCGATGACCGCCAGGACGACGAGGGCGAGCGCCGTGAGGATGCCCCACACGGCGCCCGCCCCTGACAACGTCGTCCTAGCTCGCCCGGTCGGCGGCGCTGTTGTCCACCACGACCGTCACGATGTCCTCGTCCACGGAGA is a window from the Georgenia muralis genome containing:
- a CDS encoding GH1 family beta-glucosidase, with the translated sequence MSERTFPEDFVWGAATAAYQIEGAVTEGGRGPSIWDTFSHTPGRTHEGDTGDVAVDHYHRWREDVALMAGLGLDAYRFSISWPRVQPGGRGPLNPEGVGFYRALAGELAAAGINPVVTLYHWDLPQELQDAGGWTNRETAYAFAGYARAMARELGDLVEVWTTLNEPWCSAYLGYASGVHAPGVTDPAAALAAAHHLNLAHGLAAAAIREELGDDANVSIALNLHVTRPADPERAADLEAAHEVDLVGNHIFLGPLLDGSYPVELRELTSSVTDWSFVQEGDLALIRQRLDVLGVNYYSTNYVRRLGPGERPTGTGGHGDSAASPWVGLDTVEFLAPRGPVTAMGWNIEPEGLHELLTALTIAYDGLPLMITENGAAFDDTVGADGAVQDPERQDYLYRHIDAVGRAIDDGADVRGYFLWSLLDNFEWAYGYAKRFGIVRVDYATQERTPKASARWYSELVRSGVLRPPA
- a CDS encoding DUF2550 domain-containing protein translates to MWGILTALALVVLAVIALTGRVRHLGRRVGSFECALRRPGQRDWTSGIAVFGSGRLDWHRLVSLAHRPARSFVRRDLEIVGRRPRGPGPRGVRVVEVAFRYRGEDLELAMGDQALAGLVSWLEAAPPNEGRP
- the fdhA gene encoding formaldehyde dehydrogenase, glutathione-independent — translated: MGNKAVSYAGPGKVEVIDIDYPVFELKDGPGVNPANVGRKVNHGAILKVVSTNICGSDQHMVRGRTTAPEGLVLGHEITGEVVEVGSDVEFIKVGDLVSVPFNIACGRCRNCKEGKTGICLNVNPDRPGSAYGYVDMGGWVGGQAEYVLVPYADWNLLKFPDKDQAMEKILDLTMLSDIFPTGFHGAYTAGTKVGSTVYIAGAGPVGLAAATSAQLLGAAVVIVGDLNEERLAQARAFGCETVDVSKGDPKDQIEQILGVPEVDCAVDAVGFEARGHGAGSAKEAPATVLNSIMDITAAGGALGIPGLYVTGDPGAVDEAAKHGTLSISLGTGWAKSLSFTTGQCPVMRYHRGLMMAILHDKVQIAKNVHATPIPLDQAPQGYAEFDSGAAKKYVLDPHGLIKV
- a CDS encoding N-acetylglucosamine-6-phosphate deacetylase, translated to MTVLRGRVVTPTGVLDDGVVLLDGDRIALVADLTTPAGRGAAEAALAAAGEALPDPDGGLVLPGLVDLHCHGGGGASFPDATDADEALRAVAEHRRHGTTTLVASLVTAAPHTLRERVALLADLADAGQVAGIHLEGPFLSTVRCGAQDPALIALPDVELTEELLALARGHLVSMTLAPEHAGNLDVAARLVAGGALPSWGHTDAGPEETRGALAASAALLAGGGRSPRATVTHLFNGMHPWHHREPGPVGEFLAAARRGSAVVELIGDGTHLHPALVREVHELVGREGAVLVTDAMAAAGMADGSYRLGSQDVTVSGGVARLTDGGAIAGGTAHLLDVVRTTVAGGVPLADAVHMASAGPAAVLGADDVGALEAGRRADVLVTDADLRPLRVLRGGVEVPLPQTPAPPTDERPAT
- a CDS encoding alpha/beta fold hydrolase; translated protein: MSLALHHHGPDSDLPLVLLHGFPLDSSMWDDVVSHLPDLRVVTVDAPGFGSSPAGSAVSEALGHPRRPALTTYADAVAAALDGAGIGRGVVAGLSMGGYAVLALAERHRGLLAGIGLLDTRAGADDETARRNRLKVAEAALGAAGSSAVAPMLEKVVGPTTLAERPEVVERLRAALAAAPPGGIAWAQHAMANRPGRLAVLRDLDVPALVLRGAEDEMSPQAAAEEMAHALTDVEVVVVPRAGHMSALEAPAEVAVALHRLHERAAQR
- a CDS encoding GNAT family N-acetyltransferase; the protein is MPALPSARIRPASVLDAAALARVHQQGWRETYRDRVPETVYTERDHTLEGQWAARLADPGDTHTWIAERDGEAVGLASARATGPGQVRPLELTLLYVLAAEQGRRTGLHLLRLAVGDAPCFLWVVEDNDRAVAFYRRQGFELDGARREQAAHGLLPEVRMVR
- the nucS gene encoding endonuclease NucS; translated protein: MRVVIAKCSVDYSGRLDAHLPLATRLLMVKADGSVLVHSDGGSYKPLNWMSPPCRLDVAAAAGPDAAAGAVEVWTVQNAKTDDRLVVRVHEVHADHSIELGVDPGLVKDGVEAHLQKLLAEQIALLGPGHQLVRREYPTAIGPVDILARDPAGASVAVEIKRRGDIDGVEQLTRYLELLNRDPHLAPVRGVFAAQEIKPQARVLATDRGIRCLVLDYDAMRGLDDVGSRLF